The proteins below are encoded in one region of Castor canadensis chromosome 6, mCasCan1.hap1v2, whole genome shotgun sequence:
- the Tmem174 gene encoding transmembrane protein 174 — protein sequence MEHGGSRLEDFPLNVFSVTPYTPSTADIQVSDDDKAGATLLFSGIFLGLVGITFTVMGWIKYQGVSHFEWTQLLGPILLSVGVTFILIAVCKFKMLSCQLCKESEERVLDSEQTAGGQSFVFTGINQPITFHGATVVQYIPPPYSSQEPMGMNTTYLQPMVNACGLIPPGGATAATPGPPQYCTIYPQDNTAFVEGEDHPPFMDCGNDRPSPGANQLEDTQLEEEDGARFSPPPYEEIYALPR from the exons ATGGAGCATGGTGGCAGCCGCCTGGAGGACTTCCCTCTCAATGTGTTCTCCGTCACTCCTTACACACCCAGTACTGCTGACATCCAGGTGTCTGACGACGACAAGGCAGGGGCCACCTTGCTCTTCTCAGGCATCTTTCTGGGACTGGTGGGGATCACATTCACCGTCATGGGCTGGATCAAGTACCAAGGTGTCTCCCACTTTGAGTGGACCCAGCTCCTCGGGCCTATTCTGCTGTCAGTTGGGGTGACATTCATCCTGATTGCCGTATGCAAGTTCAAAATGCTCTCCTGCCAATTGTGCAAAGAAAGTGAGGAGAGAGTCCTGGACTCAGAACAGACAGCAGGAGGACAATCGTTTGTGTTCACTGGCATCAACCAGCCCATCACCTTCCACGGGGCCACTGTGGTGCAGTATATCCCTCCTCCTTACAGTTCTCAGGAACCGATGGGGATGAACACCACTTATCTGCAGCCCATGGTGAACGCTTGTGGTCTCATTCCCCCTGGTGGGGCCACAGCTGCCACGCCAGGACCCCCTCAGTACTGCACCATCTATCCTCAAGACAACACTGCATTTGTGGAGGGCGAGGACCACCCTCCTTTCATGGATTGTGGAAATGACAG GCCCAGCCCTGGTGCCAACCAGCTGGAAGATACACAGCTGGAAGAGGAGGACGGTGCCCGTTTCTCTCCTCCCCCCTATGAGGAAATATATGCTCTCCCTCGCTAG